In Oryza sativa Japonica Group chromosome 11, ASM3414082v1, the following are encoded in one genomic region:
- the LOC136354184 gene encoding uncharacterized protein, whose product MANYLPVALADSARSWLHGLPRGTIGSWAKLRDHFIANFQGTFERPGTHFDLYNVIQKSGESLRDYIRRFSEQRNKISDITNDVIIAAFTKGIRHKDLVGKFGRKPPKTVKQIFEKANEYAKAEDAIIAPIPITRPKIASSTNSLQNMSRPEIH is encoded by the exons ATGGCAAACTACTTGCCTGTGGCTCTAGCGGATTCTGCCCGGTCCTGGCTTCATGGGTTACCCCGTGGCACAATCGGATCATGGGCGAAActtcgcgaccacttcatcgccaacttccagggcacctttgaacgccctGGTACACATTTTGATCTCTACAATgtcattcagaagtctggagaatcccttcgagattacatccgacgcttttctgagcaacgcaacaagatctccgacattaccaacgacgtcatcatcgccgccttcaccaaGGGAATTCGTCACAAagacctagtcggcaagttcgggcgcaagCCTCCCAAGACGGTCAAGCAGATATTTGAgaaagccaacgagtatgccaaagccgaagatgccaTTATCGC CCCAATTCCAATCAcgcggccaaagattgcttcatcTACAAACAGTTTGCAGAACATGTcgcgcccagaaattcactag